The following coding sequences lie in one Glycine max cultivar Williams 82 chromosome 19, Glycine_max_v4.0, whole genome shotgun sequence genomic window:
- the LOC100787570 gene encoding probable transmembrane ascorbate ferrireductase 2, whose translation MATPPVVRFPIFTAVRAVGVAVTVLLLTWAVHFRGGLALVSDNKDLIFNVHPVLMVIGLVLINGEGMLAYKTLSGTKNFKKSVHLALQFAALILSLIGVWAAWKFHIDKGIDNFYSLHSWLGLACLFLFTIQWGAGFATFWYPGGSRNSRAALLPWHVFFGIYIYCLAIATTATGILEKATFLQVNNIISRYSNEALLVNSLGILIVILGGFVILGIVTPVYGKADVIRGNE comes from the exons ATGGCTACTCCGCCGGTGGTAAGGTTTCCGATCTTCACGGCGGTGAGGGCGGTCGGCGTTGCCGTTACTGTTCTTCTGCTGACGTGGGCCGTCCATTTCAGAGGAGGCCTCGCTCTCGTCTCTGATAACAAAGATCTCATCTTTAAt GTCCATCCAGTGTTGATGGTGATTGGGCTTGTTCTAATCAATGGTGAAG GGATGCTTGCATACAAGACTCTATCTGGAActaaaaacttcaaaaaatcAGTTCATCTTGCGTTACAGTTTGCCGCTCTCATTTTGAGCTTGATTGGTGTCTGGGCTGCTTGGAAGTTTCACATTGACAAGGGCATTGACAATTTCTACAGCCTGCATTCATGGCTAGGCCTTGCATGCCTTTTCCTATTCACCATCCAG TGGGGTGCTGGCTTTGCAACATTTTGGTACCCAGGAGGGTCAAGAAATAGTAGAGCTGCCTTATTGCCATGGCATGTGTTCTTTGGTATCTATATCTATTGCTTGGCTATAGCCACAACTGCTACTGGTATTCTAGAAAAAGCTACATTCCTTCAGGTCAACAACATCATATCACGCTATTCCAATGAGGCACTTCTGGTCAATTCCTTAGGCATTCTGATAGTCATTTTAGGTGGCTTTGTGATTCTTGGAATTGTTACTCCAGTTTATGGTAAAGCTGATGTCATAAGGGGAAACGAGTGA